CATTCACTCCGAACATGGTATTGGGGTCGCGGGGACCGGCCGTGGTACCGAAGTGCGCGCCGGTGATCTGCACGGTATGGCCTGGTTCGATCTCTGCCGGCGTCACTGCGGAAATCGTCGGCTGCATCACTGTCAAGATTCCGGCAGACAACTTCTTCTTCCCGGTCATGACTTCAACGGGACCGGATTGCGCCTGAAAAGGCACCTTCACTTCGATCAGATCGGATTCCCATCGCTGAATCAACGCAGGGATCCCTCCAACAGTTACGCGATTCACTTGCACAGATCGAAATGCACCGAATCCCGTCCCGCCGATCGACAGGGTGGCGCCAGGAACCGCCGTTGACGGATGGAGTTCGACCGCAGCAGGAGCCGCCGCAAACGAGGCAACGCTGAGACTCGCCCACAAAGTCATCGTACTCACGCCCGTCACGAACGCATTCATGGATAGACTCCTGTCAGGCAAGAAAAAGGTACGGTCATCCTGCATGTGGCACGAAAACGCCTCGCGCCAGGCTCAGAAGAGGTACACCGTGGTGACCACGAAAAACGAAGAACTGAATGAACTATAGCAAGCGGTTTTTTGGAGAGTCAAGCCGACAAACCCGTACCAGTTGGGCATTCCTGACTAGTGCTGACGCACCATCAGGAGACGGAGAAAATCACTTCGATTTCGACCGCCGCACCGCGAGGCAACTCAGCCGCTCCCACAGCTACGCGCGCATGACGACCAGCCTCTCCAAAGATGGCGACCAGGAGGTCCGAGGCCCCATTGAGAACTTGGGGTTGCTGGACGAATCCTTCCGCCGACGCCACATGTCCAACGACCTTCACGATACGCGTAATACGGTCCAACGTCCCGAGTTCCTGCTTGGCAATCGCCAGCGCGTTCAGGAGCGCGAGCCTGGACGCTTCCATCCCCTGTTCGACCGTCAAATCTCGACCGAGTTTACCGGAAAACGCCAACTGCCCGTCTCGCATGGGAAGGACGCCGGATAAGAACAACAGATCTCCGGCCCGGACTGCCGGGACATAGGTTGCCAACGGTTGCGGCGGTAGCGGCAACTCCAGATGCAATTCCTTCAGTTTGCGTTCGTATGACATCGTCTGTACCCAGCTTGCGTCCTTTATGTGTGACGACTCACGCCCTATCCAGCGCGGAGCGCATCGAGAAAACTCTCACCCACAGGAAGTTGATCCCCTTGCAAGGCTTCCAGAATGGTATGTCCCAAATCGGCAGCAGACGATCTGATACCAAGGTTGACACCCTGTGCCAACTTCGGCCCAGTCGCTAAAAGAGGAACATATTCCCGCGTCGGGACCTGATCCGCCTTTGAGATATCCCGCCCATGATCGCCCGTCAGCACGAGCAGGTCGCCTGGACGAAGTTGCTCCAATAACTCAGAAAGCCGTCGATCAAAGTCATGGAGGGCCGCGGCCGACTGCGCCGCATCCGATTCCAGCACATCAAGACCGGCAACAATCAATCCACGGGGAACGGTTTTCAACATCCCTGTTACTTCGTCAAGTAACGCCGTCCAATGCCCAACGGGAACGGAACGAGTCAGCCCACGGCCACTAAACAGATCGCCGACCTTGCCGACCCCAACCAGAATCTGGCTGGCACGGTTGAGCACATCGAACATGGTCGTCCCTGGT
This genomic stretch from Nitrospirota bacterium harbors:
- a CDS encoding RidA family protein, translating into MSYERKLKELHLELPLPPQPLATYVPAVRAGDLLFLSGVLPMRDGQLAFSGKLGRDLTVEQGMEASRLALLNALAIAKQELGTLDRITRIVKVVGHVASAEGFVQQPQVLNGASDLLVAIFGEAGRHARVAVGAAELPRGAAVEIEVIFSVS